One Prunus dulcis chromosome 8, ALMONDv2, whole genome shotgun sequence DNA window includes the following coding sequences:
- the LOC117637145 gene encoding UMP-CMP kinase — protein sequence MWRRVASVSHLFSHSKSTKFNQGASTFKIWETFTSESEIPTPSKGSPFVTFVLGGPGSGKGTQCAKIVEAFGFTHVSAGDLLRREIASGSAYGSVILSTIREGKIVPSQVTVELIQKEMESSDNYKFLIDGFPRSEENRKAFEQTIGAEPDVVLFFDCPEQEMVKRVLNRNQGRVDDNIDTIKKRLEIFDELNWPVINYYSQRGKLHKINAVGTVDEIFEKVRPIFAPLSK from the exons ATGTGGAGGCGCGTAGCTTCAGTTTCTCATCTGTTTTCTCATTCGAAATCAACCAAATTTAAC CAGGGAGCAAGCACATTCAAGATTTGGGAAACATTTACCTCAGAATCAGAGATACCAACTCCG TCGAAAGGTTCTCCGTTCGTAACTTTTGTTTTAG GTGGCCCTGGCAGTGGAAAAGGTACTCAGTGTGCAAAGATAGTTGAGGCGTTTGGGTTCACTCATGTAAGTGCAGGAGATTTGTTAAGGAGGGAAATAGCTTCCGGTAGCGCATATGG CTCTGTGATTCTTAGTACAATTAGAGAAGGAAAAATAGTACCCTCTCAAGTGACAGTCGAACTCATTCAAAAGGAGATGGAATCAAGTGACAATTATAAGTTTCTGATTGATGGGTTCCCTCGAAGCGAGGAGAACCGCAAGGCATTTGAACAAACT ATTGGCGCAGAACCAGATGTTGTGCTTTTCTTTGACTGTCCTGAACAAGAGATGGTGAAGCGAGTACTAAATCGTAATCAG GGCCGAGTTGATGATAATATTGACACTATCAAGAAACGCCTTGAAATATTCGATGAATTAAATTGGCCTGTTATCAATTACTACTCACAGAGGGGAAAACTTCACAAG ATCAATGCAGTGGGAACAGTCgatgaaatatttgaaaaagttCGACCAATTTTTGCTCCATTGAG CAAATGA
- the LOC117637349 gene encoding germin-like protein subfamily 1 member 11, whose translation MKGVHFLISTLAILASATFLVSASDPSPLQDFCVALNDTKSAVFVNGKFCKDPKLVNANDFFFSGLQNPRNTQNPVGSNVTAVNVDNLVGLNTLGISLARIDFAPNGLNPPHTHPRATEILVVLEGTLYVGFVTSNGDGNRLFTKVLNKGDVFVFPIGLIHFQLNVGHVNAVAFAGLSSQNPGVITIANAVFGSKPPINPDVLAKAFQVDNNLVDYLQKQFWYDNN comes from the exons ATGAAAGGTGTTCATTTCCTCATAAGCACTCTTGCCATATTGGCATCTGCAACCTTCCTTGTCTCTGCATCTGACCCCAGTCCTCTTCAGGACTTCTGTGTAGCACTCAATGACACCAAATCTGCTG TGTTTGTGAATGGGAAATTCTGCAAGGACCCAAAGCTTGTCAATGcaaatgatttctttttttctgggCTCCAAAATCCAAGAAACACACAAAATCCGGTTGGTTCAAATGTAACAGCCGTGAATGTGGACAATCTAGTAGGACTGAACACTCTCGGCATATCCTTGGCTCGCATAGACTTTGCACCAAATGGCCTGAACCCTCCTCACACTCACCCTCGTGCCACCGAGATCCTTGTGGTCTTGGAAGGAACACTCTATGTTGGTTTCGTCACATCCAACGGTGATGGCAATCGCCTATTCACCAAAGTGTTGAACAAGGGAGATGTGTTTGTGTTCCCAATTGGCCTCATTCACTTTCAACTGAATGTGGGACATGTCAACGCTGTAGCCTTCGCTGGGCTTAGCAGCCAGAACCCAGGAGTGATCACCATAGCCAATGCAGTGTTTGGCTCCAAGCCTCCCATCAACCCTGATGTTCTAGCCAAGGCCTTCCAAGTGGACAACAATCTGGTTGACTATCTTCAGAAACAGTTCTGGTACGACAACAATTAG
- the LOC117636985 gene encoding uncharacterized protein LOC117636985: MSSGDGSKAPSSQVPLYLWGGSIVHSKKFVANLHRVTTDAQFQKGRAAYASAIPDDVRVKLLKSRKDNEPLVDANDLDARIITFRPFYFSLGFKFPLSKLFKEVFCAMGCAPSQCTPNVYRAIMCFENLSRFFMLELTVREFFYFFEVRHFERYAQVRVYKAKLFNSFSQGDHAWHDDVLEVSGRWEGDVGDGPLVPITYCDVSDISKQLEFGPDMAKVRRALNIPPRFREWRWLLSGYREEDGGLPPVEDVERWKQNGPDLDDLLAGQEECSAESLSKRKAAAKSPRGEATSSHAKDRSPSRKKPRPSSAEKTQVGSTPSSSARVKHLVGADNTKVGGMRGIRGVLPESPADMPETHDMFREATRARLSSAERQRDADIPPRSSSRLHRSKDEGRNRKSAHDPESLTPLEMKLAEAKKMRESSARAKGSSSTSAVGPKVNKPSSVGDACVSDLLKTNFLSNPSSCAELVDHIRQAGDLGTFSCLSLEKQREASFHLIQKGLIFAAETIRNSSAVAPSSAQLSELEKKNAELACQLSVEQARYEKKLSDLRAMISGLKSSLTEKDSELNSSAVDLASRKEAFFRLERKNADISLCYDKLLARFHAYHKSAKESKSEATIDAYKLGYLHCSDEIDSLYAIDDVDIETLRPNSPPIEGGVEEQVAGEDDAEVMVQADGVADDVASQADAEEAAA; this comes from the exons ATGTCCTCCGGAGATGGTAGCAAGGCTCCCAGTTCTCAAGTCCCTTTGTATTTATGGGGAGGCTCCATAGTGCATAGCAAGAAGTTTGTGGCCAACTTGCATCGCGTCACGACTGATGCTCAGTTCCAAAAGGGGCGAGCTGCTTATGCGTCTGCCATTCCAGATGACGTGCGAGTTAAGCTATTGAAGTCTCGGAAGGACAACGAGCCTTTGGTGGATGCGAATGATCTTGATGCTAGGATCATCACCTTCCGTCCCTTTTACTTCTCCTTGGGCTTCAAATTCCCGCTGTCAAAGCTTTTCAAGGAGGTGTTCTGCGCCATGGGGTGTGCCCCGAGCCAATGTACTCCAAATGTTTACCGGGCGATCATGTGCTTCGAGAATCTGAGTCGTTTCTTCATGTTGGAGCTGACGGTGCGAgagttcttttatttcttcgaAGTGAGGCACTTCGAGCGGTATGCCCAAGTTCGCGTCTACAAGGCCAAGTTGTTCAACAGTTTTAGTCAAGGAGATCATGCTTGGCACGACGATGTGTTGGAGGTCAGCGGACGGTGGGAAGGCGATGTTGGTGACGGCCCACTTGTTCCTATCACCTATTGCGATG TGAGTGACATCAGCAAGCAATTGGAGTTTGGGCCGGATATGGCTAAGGTCCGTCGTGCTTTGAACATCCCTCCAAGGTTTCGCGAGTGGCGCTGGCTGTTGAGCGGGTACCGGGAGGAAGATGGTGGTTTGCCCCCTGTCGAGGATGTCGAAAGGTGGAAGCAGAATGGTCCTGACCTTGATGATCTGCTCGCCGGACAGGAAGAATGTTCTGCTGAATCTCTCTCAAAGAGAAAAGCTGCCGCCAAATCTCCGAGAGGTGAAGCTACTTCTTCGCACGCAAAGGATAGGTCTCCCTCGAGGAAGAAACCAAGGCCTTCTTCTGCTGAGAAAACACAAGTGGGGTCTACTCCCTCATCATCTGCCAGGGTCAAGCATCTCGTGGGTGCAGACAACACGAAGGTTGGTGGTATGCGCGGTATTCGGGGTGTTCTGCCCGAGTCTCCTGCTGACATGCCCGAAACCCATGATATGTTTCGTGAAGCGACTCGTGCCCGACTGAGTTCTGCCGAGCGTCAAAGAGATGCAGACATTCCTCCTAGAAGTTCGAGTCGTTTGCACCGGTCCAAAGATGAAGGTCGAAATAGGAAGTCTGCTCATGATCCAGAATCATTGACTCCTTTGGAGATGAAGCTGGCAGAGGCTAAGAAGATGAGAGAGTCATCTGCCCGGGCTAAGGGCTCTTCTTCCACATCGGCAGTTGGTCCTAAGGTGAACAAGCCTAGCTCTGTAGGGGATGCATGCGTATCTGATCTGCTTAAGACGAACTTCTTGTCAAATCCATCGTCCTGTGCTGAGTTGGTTGATCACATCCGTCAAGCTGGCGATCTTGGTACTTTCTCGTGcctttccttggaaaaacaaagggaagcgTCATTCCATTTGATTCAAAAAGGACTGATTTTTGCTGCTGAGACTATTCGGAACTCATCTGCTGTTGCCCCCTCTTCTGCCCAACTCAgcgagttggagaagaagaatgctgAATTGGCCTGCCAGCTTTCCGTCGAGCAGGCCCGCTATGAGAAGAAGTTGTCTGATTTGAGGGCGATGATATCTGGGCTGAAAAGCTCTCTTACCGAGAAGGATTCCGAGCTCAACTCTTCTGCTGTTGATTTGGCTAGTCGAAAAGAGGccttctttcgtcttgagcGTAAGAATGCCGACATCTCCCTTTGCTATGACAAGCTCCTTGCTAGATTTCATGCCTATCATAAGTCTGCTAAAGAATCCAAGTCTGAAGCCACCATAGATGCGTACAAGTTGGGCTACCTGCACTGCTCAGATGAGATTGATTCTTTGTATGCGATTGACGATGTAGACATCGAGACGCTCCGTCCCAACTCACCCCCTATAGAAGGGGGAGTTGAGGAGCAGGTAGCCGGAGAGGATGATGCAGAGGTCATGGTACAGGCAGATGGAGTTGCTGATGACGTAGCTAGTCAGGCGGATGCCGAGGAGGCTGCCGCGTAA
- the LOC117636984 gene encoding uncharacterized protein LOC117636984 — translation MARSATAQSHSTHDPAIDMVAPPPLTTAPATAAEHGGTSHQDGLVTTADPGPVLERLQAFPSLPPRATHAPAYTSNENLARVQLGSTHFSPPDPRSQADAQSTNTPTRQHGRESRLSEDNEEVSQSCGGRQRNKLAMCAEDVEKLVNDRLQDLKTGGNFEDSLRKEMDQVNSTPFTLDIEQAVHPKRFSTPSFIHFKGDSDPESHIKHFKSVMILHQADDALMCKVFAMTLLGAAQDWFHTLPSGSISSFKELAYIFTKEYTSYRMIKKNPDHLFNLQKKYEESLRDYIKRFKAERANIIGCDDRIASSAFKRGLPVECELYRELTISPCQTLVEVFATAERYALWDDDRTAAKKAAKQADQPVEPTSQRNDMIKDRDGGKRELQPQGGAPTTETYTKFTIPIQQILAQVKDMPWLKKPLPLKGNPAKKDTSRYCEFHEGHGDYTNDCFAWKKHLEELVGDGHCAEFIAKGAIQQVKDRDATTNEPPRKKSYGSARS, via the exons ATGGCTAGATCCGCGACGGCCCAAAGCCACTCCACCCATGATCCCGCGATCGACATGGTGGCACCGCCACCTCTCACCACCGCACCGGCCACCGCCGCCGAACATGGTGGAACTTCCCATCAAGATGGACTCGTCACCACCGCCGACCCGGGGCCGGTCTTGGAGCGACTCCAAGCATTCCCTTCATTGCCTCCACGCGCGACGCACGCTCCTGCATACACCTCCAATGAAAACCTAGCCCGTGTGCAGTTGGGCTCCACGCacttctctcctcccgatccacgaagtcaagcAGAC GCGCAGTCCACCAACACTCCAACTAGGCAGCACGGACGAGAAAGTCGACTCTCAGAGGACAACGAGGAAGTCAGTCAATCCTGTGGAGGTCGCCAACGCAACAAACTAGCAATGTGTGCAGAGGACGTTGAGAAGCTCGTAAATGACCGACTCCAAGACTTGAAGACTGGAGGAAACTTCGAGGATTCACTACGCAAGGAGATGGACCAGGTGAACTCTACGCCTTTCACCCTCGATATCGAGCAGGCTGTTCACCCAAAGCGATTCTCGACACCCTCGTTCATACACTTCAAAGGGGATTCCGATCCCGAGAGCCACAtaaaacacttcaaaagtgTTATGATCCTCCACCAGGCTGACGACGCGCtaatgtgcaaggtgtttgcaatgactttGCTAGGAGCAGCCCAAGACTGGTTCCATACCCTGCCATCTGGGTCGATcagcagcttcaaggagctaGCTTATATCTTCACCAAAGAATACACTTCTTACCGGATGATCAAGAAGAATCCTGACCACCTGTTCAACTTGCAAAAGAAGTACGAAGAATCCCttcgagattacatcaagaggttcaaagcaGAAAGGGCGAACATCATCGGATGTGACGATCGAATCGCGTCATCGGCCTTCAAGAGGGGCTTGCCAGTTGAGTGTGAGCTGTATCGCGAGCTGACCATCTCTCCCTGCCAAACACTAGTAGAAGTCTTCGCTACAGCAGAGCGCTATGCGCTTTGGGACGATGACCGGACCGCCGCAAAGAAAGCTGCCAAGCAAGCCGATCAGCCGGTTGAGCCGACAAGCCAAAGAAACGACATGATAAAAGACAGGGATGGGGGCAAGCGCGAATTACAGCCTCAGGGAGGTGCTCCAACAACTGAGACCTACACTAAGTTTACTATTCCGATACAGCAGATCCTAGCCCAAGTAAAGGACATGCCTTGGTTGAAGAAACCATTGCCTTTGAAGGGAAACCCAGCCAAGAAGGATACCAGTAGATACTGCGAATTCCATGAAGGGCACGGTGATTACACAAATGACTGCTTCGCCTGGAAAAAGCACCTCGAAGAACTGGTCGGAGACGGCCATTGCGCGGAATTCATCGCAAAAGGGGCTATCCAGCAAGTCAAAGATCGTGACGCGACTACCAATGAACCTCCACGAAAAAAGTCATACGGATCAGCACGATCTTAG
- the LOC117636523 gene encoding 60S ribosomal protein L3, with protein sequence MSHRKFEHPRHGSLGFLPRKRAARHRGKVKAFPKDDPSKPCKLTAFLGYKAGMTHIVRDVEKPGSKLHKKETCEAVTIIEAPPMVVVGVVGYVKTPRGLRSLNTVWAQHLSEEVKRRFYKNWCKSKKKAFAKYSKNYESEEGKKSIESQFEKLIKYATVIRVLAHTQIRKMKGLKQKKAHLMEIQVNGGTIAQKVEFAKSFFEKQIPIDAVFQKDEMIDIIGVTKGKGYEGVVTRWGVTRLPRKTHRGLRKVACIGAWHPARVSFTVARAGQNGYHHRTEMNKKIYKLGKAGQESHTAVTEFDRTEKDITPIGGFPHYGVVKDDYILIKGCCVGPKKRVVTLRQSLLKQTSRLALEDIKLKFIDTSSKFGHGRFQTTQEKQKYYGRLKA encoded by the exons ATGTCGCACAGGAAGTTTGAGCACCCCAGGCATGGATCCCTTGGGTTTCTTCCAAGGAAGCGAGCTGCTCGTCACAGAGGCAAAG TGAAGGCTTTCCCCAAGGATGACCCATCCAAACCCTGCAAGTTGACTGCTTTTCTTGGTTACAAGGCTGGCATGACTCACATTGTCAGAGATGTCGAGAAACCCGGATCAA AGCTTCACAAGAAGGAGACGTGCGAGGCTGTAACTATTATTGAGGCTCCTCCAATGGTTGTTGTTGGAGTTGTGGGTTATGTGAAGACACCACGTGGCCTTCGCTCTCTGAACACTGTGTGGGCTCAGCATCTTAGTGAGGAGGTGAAGAGGAGGTTCTACAAGAACTGGTGCAAGTCCAAGAAGAAGGCTTTTGCAAAATACTCCAAGAACTACGAAAGTGAAGAGGGAAAGAAGAGCATTGAATCACAGTTTGAGAAACTGATCAAATATGCTACTGTCATTCGTGTTCTGGCTCACACTCAG ATCAGGAAGATGAAGGGACTGAAACAAAAGAAGGCACATCTTATGGAGATCCAGGTGAATGGAGGGACTATTGCTCAGAAAGTTGAATTTGCAAAaagcttctttgagaagcagATCCCTATTGATGCTGTTTTCCAGAAAGATGAGATGATTGACATCATTGGTGTCACAAAGGGTAAAGGTTATGAAGGTGTTGTTACTCGTTGGGGTGTAACTCGTCTTCCCCGTAAGACTCACAGGGGTCTGAGGAAGGTGGCTTGTATTGGTGCCTGGCATCCTGCTAGAGTCTCATTTACAGTTGCCAGGGCTGGTCAGAATGGATACCACCACCGTACTGAGATGAACAAGAAGATTTATAAGCTTGGGAAGGCTGGGCAGGAGTCACACACTGCTGTCACTGAGTTTGACAG GACGGAGAAAGACATTACTCCCATTGGTGGCTTCCCTCACTATGGTGTGGTGAAGGATGATTACATTCTGATTAAGGGATGCTGCGTTGGACCCAAGAAGAGGGTTGTTACTCTTCGCCAGTCCCTGCTCAAGCAGACCTCTCGTCTTGCTCTTGAGGATATTAAACTCAAGTTCATCGATACCTCTTCAAAATTCGGGCACGGTCGCTTCCAGACAACACAGGAGAAACAGAAGTACTATGGTCGCCTCAAGGCATAA